One stretch of Roseimicrobium sp. ORNL1 DNA includes these proteins:
- a CDS encoding DUF1592 domain-containing protein, with product MLSSRLSVPFALAVTAIACPAAPTPASTTGAFNTQVKTLLDAHCIDCHGEDVQKAGLRLDTLPVDFASARTSASWVKVLDKMASGEMPPKKEERPPQPALQAATAYLRGELHNASLAHQQKQGRVMIRRLNGTEYENTVNDLLGTKTSLKEMLPEDSTTAGFDNVSSGLDLSATHFLLYQDAATKAITAAIPVQPPMTFSNTRTGLEMTQKGPNFKQGLGRNSKLQGDALIIYSKLPRYGLCSTVPAPVAGRYKIQIKACAVGADTKPVSVGFMTVMESGREGPVLRDVRDIPHGEPQIIEYEIDLARKQAFVLNFLTTWDIRGFKKPLEEYTGPGVLVESLKIEGPIDAFPPPSYNTLFSGVPLKARSVVKAEQTGGRVPKIPENRNEFQWNADPLVPDSANPKEDAARLIRAFLPRAFRRAVSEEVQQHYVQKVQGKLDEKYTFFDAMMYGYKLILSSPDFLFLSNAPGAPAAAGGELATTRLDDFSLAERLSYFLWSTLPDNELLSLAYRGELHKPATLRAQVERMLNSPKAHNFTKNFAGQWLDLRKIDFTIPDPQLYSDFDNLLLWAMPLETELFFEEVLKNNLSLLTFVDSDWTMLNERLAMLYGIPGVTGSEFKKVKLPADSRRGGVMTHASVLKVTADGTHTSPILRGKWVLEKIIGKPPSPPPPDVAAIEPDIRGATTIRQQLDMHRNTPACNSCHAHIDPPGFALENYDPIGNWREFYRVTTRTKAGTVNLPYTGRGVYRGPDVEQGAVTPEGKPFKDLSDYKKLLLEDKDQIARSLTKKLLIYSTGADIQFADREVVEQIVAKLKANNYGFRTLVHEVVQSRVFLNK from the coding sequence ATGCTCTCGTCCCGCCTGTCTGTACCCTTCGCCCTTGCTGTGACGGCAATCGCCTGTCCCGCCGCGCCCACGCCCGCATCTACGACGGGTGCTTTCAATACCCAGGTGAAGACACTGCTGGATGCGCACTGCATTGACTGCCACGGTGAAGATGTGCAAAAAGCCGGACTGCGGCTCGATACTCTTCCCGTGGACTTCGCGAGCGCCAGGACTTCCGCCAGCTGGGTGAAGGTGCTCGACAAGATGGCCTCCGGCGAGATGCCGCCAAAGAAGGAGGAGCGCCCGCCCCAGCCTGCGCTGCAGGCCGCCACGGCCTATTTGCGTGGCGAACTGCACAACGCCTCACTCGCCCATCAGCAGAAACAGGGACGCGTGATGATCCGCCGGCTGAACGGCACGGAATATGAGAACACGGTCAATGATCTCCTGGGCACCAAGACCTCGCTGAAGGAGATGCTGCCTGAGGACAGCACCACGGCGGGATTCGACAATGTGAGCAGTGGCCTCGACCTCTCGGCCACGCACTTCCTCCTCTATCAGGATGCCGCGACAAAGGCCATCACCGCCGCCATCCCGGTACAGCCGCCCATGACCTTCAGCAACACGCGCACGGGGCTGGAGATGACCCAGAAGGGACCCAACTTCAAACAAGGCCTGGGACGCAACTCGAAGCTCCAGGGAGACGCCCTCATCATCTACAGCAAGCTGCCACGCTACGGTCTCTGCTCCACCGTGCCAGCGCCGGTGGCGGGCCGTTACAAGATCCAGATCAAGGCCTGCGCCGTGGGCGCTGACACGAAACCTGTCTCGGTGGGCTTCATGACCGTGATGGAGAGTGGACGCGAAGGCCCCGTGCTGCGGGACGTGCGCGACATCCCCCACGGCGAGCCGCAGATCATCGAATACGAGATCGACCTCGCGCGGAAGCAGGCGTTTGTGCTGAATTTCCTCACCACCTGGGACATTCGCGGGTTCAAGAAACCCCTCGAGGAATACACCGGTCCTGGGGTGCTGGTGGAGTCTCTGAAAATCGAAGGGCCCATCGATGCCTTTCCACCGCCCAGCTACAACACGCTGTTCTCCGGTGTGCCACTCAAGGCACGCTCCGTGGTGAAGGCGGAACAAACCGGTGGTCGTGTGCCGAAGATCCCGGAGAATCGCAATGAGTTCCAATGGAACGCCGATCCGCTGGTACCGGACTCCGCGAACCCGAAAGAAGATGCCGCGCGACTCATCCGCGCCTTCCTGCCACGTGCATTCCGTCGCGCTGTGAGTGAGGAAGTGCAGCAGCACTACGTGCAGAAGGTGCAGGGCAAGCTCGATGAGAAGTACACCTTCTTCGATGCCATGATGTATGGCTACAAGCTCATCCTTTCCTCCCCGGACTTCCTCTTCTTGAGCAACGCACCCGGTGCTCCCGCAGCAGCCGGTGGCGAACTGGCCACGACCAGGCTCGATGACTTCTCCCTCGCAGAGCGCCTCTCCTACTTCCTCTGGTCGACACTGCCTGATAACGAGCTGCTGTCGCTCGCGTACCGGGGCGAACTGCACAAGCCCGCCACCCTGCGTGCCCAGGTGGAGCGCATGCTGAATTCGCCGAAGGCACACAACTTCACGAAGAACTTCGCGGGGCAATGGCTGGACTTGAGGAAGATTGACTTCACCATCCCCGACCCTCAGCTCTACAGCGACTTCGACAATCTCCTGCTCTGGGCCATGCCGCTTGAGACGGAGTTATTCTTTGAAGAAGTGCTGAAGAACAACCTGAGCCTGCTCACCTTCGTAGACTCCGACTGGACCATGCTCAACGAACGCCTCGCCATGCTCTATGGCATTCCCGGAGTGACTGGCAGTGAGTTCAAGAAAGTGAAACTGCCCGCGGACAGCCGACGCGGTGGCGTGATGACGCACGCCTCTGTGCTGAAGGTTACCGCCGATGGGACCCACACCTCGCCCATCCTCCGCGGGAAGTGGGTACTGGAAAAGATCATTGGCAAGCCACCGTCACCGCCCCCGCCGGATGTCGCCGCCATCGAGCCGGACATCCGCGGAGCCACCACCATCCGGCAGCAGCTCGACATGCATCGCAACACGCCAGCATGCAATTCCTGCCACGCGCATATCGATCCACCCGGATTCGCACTGGAGAACTACGATCCTATTGGCAACTGGCGTGAGTTCTACCGCGTCACCACCCGCACGAAGGCTGGCACCGTAAACCTGCCCTACACCGGCCGTGGCGTGTACCGAGGACCTGATGTCGAGCAAGGCGCAGTCACGCCCGAGGGGAAACCCTTCAAGGACTTGAGCGACTACAAGAAGCTTCTTCTCGAAGACAAAGATCAAATCGCCCGCAGCCTCACCAAGAAGCTGCTCATCTACTCGACCGGTGCAGACATCCAGTTCGCGGATCGCGAAGTGGTGGAGCAGATCGTCGCGAAGCTGAAGGCGAACAACTACGGATTTCGCACCCTGGTGCATGAGGTGGTGCAGAGCAGAGTATTCCTGAACAAGTAA
- a CDS encoding DUF1552 domain-containing protein yields MKSSSRMDRRTFLRASGVAIGLPFLDAMMPLRASEAQKTALKSPRRMVLVGQPLGMYGPNFFPEKAGKDYVASRYLKNLEGLRDRFTVFSGMSHRYAAGHFAEVGIFTGVAPEFIRDKDIKNGISLDQEVASHIGNQTRFRCLNLGGGDVTWNKRGVRLPAEQRATQVFRKLFIAGTPEEEARELQRVKDGQSILDDVGDQIRSLNRKVGSNDRERLDLFLTSVREAEQSLQQDEHWSTTPKPKVEYQTPNNDFGGPQLLERSRQWYDIVHLALQTDSTRVMTLWLGSQERPEIDGVNLGHHDASHHGQDPGKLEQLALIEEAEVKVFGEFIEKMKATKEGDQSLLDHTGVIYTSNLGNSSSHDNNNLPIILAGGTFKHQGHLAYDTKNNMLMSNLFVRMLHHMNIEAQTFGASSGIISEV; encoded by the coding sequence ATGAAATCATCTTCCCGCATGGATCGCCGCACGTTTCTCCGCGCTTCGGGTGTGGCCATTGGACTTCCCTTTCTCGATGCCATGATGCCACTTCGAGCGTCAGAAGCACAGAAGACCGCCCTGAAGTCTCCGCGACGCATGGTGTTGGTCGGCCAGCCGTTGGGCATGTATGGGCCGAACTTCTTCCCGGAGAAGGCAGGCAAAGACTATGTCGCCAGCAGGTACCTGAAGAATCTGGAAGGCTTGCGCGATCGGTTCACGGTGTTCTCCGGCATGTCGCATCGCTATGCCGCAGGCCACTTCGCGGAGGTCGGCATCTTTACAGGTGTGGCTCCAGAGTTCATCCGGGACAAAGACATCAAAAACGGCATCTCGCTGGATCAGGAAGTCGCTTCGCACATCGGCAATCAGACGCGCTTCCGTTGCCTGAATCTCGGTGGTGGCGATGTGACGTGGAACAAGCGCGGCGTGCGCCTTCCGGCAGAACAGCGTGCCACGCAGGTATTCCGCAAGCTTTTCATCGCAGGCACTCCGGAAGAAGAGGCCCGCGAACTGCAACGCGTGAAGGACGGCCAGAGCATTCTAGATGATGTGGGTGACCAAATCCGCTCACTAAATCGCAAGGTCGGCAGCAATGACCGCGAGCGTCTTGATCTCTTCCTCACCTCAGTACGCGAGGCCGAGCAGTCACTCCAGCAGGATGAGCACTGGAGCACCACGCCGAAGCCGAAGGTGGAATATCAAACGCCCAACAACGACTTCGGTGGACCTCAGTTGCTTGAGCGCTCGCGCCAGTGGTATGACATTGTGCATCTTGCCCTGCAGACGGACTCGACCCGAGTGATGACGTTGTGGCTTGGCTCGCAGGAGCGCCCGGAAATCGATGGCGTGAACCTAGGCCACCACGATGCCTCGCACCACGGTCAAGACCCCGGAAAGCTGGAGCAGCTTGCGCTGATTGAAGAAGCCGAGGTCAAAGTCTTCGGTGAGTTCATCGAGAAGATGAAAGCCACCAAGGAGGGCGATCAATCGTTGCTGGATCACACGGGCGTGATCTACACCAGCAACCTCGGAAACTCATCCTCCCACGACAACAACAACCTGCCCATCATCCTCGCTGGCGGCACCTTCAAGCATCAAGGCCACCTCGCCTACGACACGAAGAACAACATGCTGATGTCCAATCTCTTCGTCCGTATGCTGCACCACATGAACATCGAAGCGCAGACCTTCGGAGCGAGTAGTGGGATTATCAGTGAGGTGTAG
- a CDS encoding polysaccharide pyruvyl transferase family protein, whose translation MNRRRFLHTAIASAALPSLATAQEVKAKAGKRILLRSSWQTVNIGDIAHTPGMLHLLEKHLPEYEVTLWPSSVENGVAEMLTKRFPKLKIMGTTAEAKKEAFETHDFLLHGSGPGIVGQKSILEWTEKTGKPYGIGGVTWSGGGADKGEGVKVISGAKFAFFRDSVSLELAKSKGATSPIMEFGPDATFACDLVNDEPAAAWLKEVGLEDGKFVCCIPKLRNTPYWEIKKGVKFDEKKNARNEEMKEHDIAPLRNAVIAVAQQTPMKVLLCPEDASQMKLNKEMIYDKLPEDVKKKVVWRQDYWLTDFAQSVYNRSAGLFGNEQHSPIMCIGHGIPAIVCRYKEQTSKGFMWKDIGLSEWLFDHDFDEAEKGLTPAVLAIVNDQAAAKAKAAKGKAVADDRMKRMMDVLRAELEG comes from the coding sequence ATGAACCGTCGCCGCTTTCTTCATACTGCCATCGCTTCTGCTGCCCTGCCGTCTCTTGCCACCGCTCAAGAAGTGAAAGCGAAGGCCGGGAAGCGCATCCTGCTGCGTTCCTCGTGGCAGACAGTGAACATTGGCGACATCGCGCATACGCCCGGCATGCTACATCTGCTGGAGAAGCATCTGCCAGAGTATGAAGTGACCCTCTGGCCCAGCAGCGTGGAGAACGGCGTCGCCGAGATGCTGACGAAGCGCTTCCCCAAGCTGAAGATCATGGGGACGACCGCAGAGGCCAAGAAGGAGGCCTTCGAGACACATGACTTCCTGCTGCACGGCTCAGGCCCAGGCATCGTCGGGCAGAAGTCGATCCTCGAGTGGACCGAGAAGACCGGCAAACCGTATGGCATCGGCGGCGTGACGTGGAGCGGTGGTGGTGCGGACAAGGGCGAAGGCGTGAAGGTGATCAGCGGCGCGAAGTTCGCCTTCTTCCGCGATTCTGTTTCCCTGGAGTTGGCCAAGTCCAAAGGCGCCACCAGTCCCATCATGGAGTTCGGGCCCGACGCGACCTTTGCATGCGACCTCGTGAATGACGAGCCTGCTGCTGCGTGGCTCAAGGAAGTGGGTCTTGAAGATGGAAAGTTCGTCTGCTGCATCCCGAAGCTGCGCAACACGCCCTACTGGGAAATCAAGAAGGGCGTGAAGTTCGACGAGAAGAAGAACGCCCGGAATGAGGAGATGAAGGAGCATGACATCGCGCCGCTACGCAATGCGGTCATCGCGGTGGCGCAGCAGACGCCGATGAAAGTGCTGCTCTGCCCTGAAGACGCCAGCCAGATGAAGCTGAACAAGGAGATGATCTACGACAAGCTTCCCGAGGACGTGAAAAAGAAGGTCGTGTGGAGGCAGGACTACTGGCTCACCGATTTCGCGCAGAGCGTGTACAACCGCAGCGCGGGCCTCTTCGGCAACGAACAGCACAGCCCCATCATGTGCATCGGCCACGGCATTCCGGCGATTGTGTGCCGCTACAAGGAGCAGACCAGCAAGGGATTCATGTGGAAGGACATTGGTCTGAGCGAGTGGCTATTCGATCATGACTTCGATGAGGCGGAGAAAGGCCTCACGCCTGCGGTGCTGGCCATCGTGAACGATCAAGCTGCCGCCAAAGCGAAGGCCGCCAAAGGCAAAGCCGTGGCAGATGACCGCATGAAGCGCATGATGGATGTGCTGCGCGCGGAGTTGGAGGGGTAG
- a CDS encoding FAD-dependent oxidoreductase translates to MKLPRFLLAALVLLGFPAANDARAESGRVEADICIYGGTSAGAVAAVQAAKMGKSVVLVEAGQHIGGMSVEGLGGTDIDNHAGFQNSPAVGGLALEFYRRISASYGRQDAFEQMLRAREKKTGLWRFEPHVAEAVFDAWMKEAGVRVLKGHRLAEKNGVKKEGARIVSIRAENGAEIAAKVFIDATYEGDLMDFAGVSFVVGREGNAMYNETKNGIRTDTKHGQMDRRIDPYKTPGDSKSGVLFGVQDEPLGEQGAPDDAIQGYAFRLCLTKDPANRISITKPNNYDPAHYELQRRYLAAGGGIPGPSPSVPNGKTDPGSWHSLAGNFTGWNHHYPTASYAEREKMVKNSRDYIQGVYWFMVNDPAVPERIRKLWEGWGLCRDEFADNGGWPRIFYVRNGRRMVSDFVLTAAHVRKENPAPVEDSVGLIWWPPDLHHARRLVKDGAVWNEGAVFDASKTADWIPCGIPYRSLVPKLAECTNLLTPTCPSSSYVSYGAYRIEFTFMVAGQSAATAAVLAIEDGVPVQKVEYTKLRDRLLKDGQVLATPEK, encoded by the coding sequence GTGAAACTTCCTCGATTCCTCCTCGCTGCATTGGTTCTTCTTGGTTTTCCGGCTGCGAATGATGCGCGTGCGGAGTCTGGCCGTGTTGAAGCAGATATCTGCATCTATGGCGGTACCAGCGCCGGCGCGGTTGCGGCGGTGCAGGCGGCTAAGATGGGCAAGTCCGTGGTGCTCGTGGAGGCTGGCCAGCACATCGGTGGGATGAGCGTGGAAGGGCTGGGCGGCACGGATATCGACAACCACGCGGGCTTCCAGAACAGCCCGGCCGTCGGTGGTTTGGCATTGGAGTTCTATCGGCGCATCAGCGCGAGCTACGGACGGCAGGACGCATTTGAGCAAATGCTGCGCGCCCGGGAAAAGAAGACGGGCCTGTGGAGGTTCGAGCCGCATGTGGCGGAGGCGGTGTTCGACGCGTGGATGAAAGAGGCCGGGGTGCGTGTGTTGAAGGGACACCGTCTGGCGGAGAAGAATGGCGTGAAGAAGGAGGGTGCGCGCATCGTGAGCATCCGAGCCGAGAATGGTGCGGAGATCGCGGCGAAGGTATTCATCGATGCGACGTATGAGGGTGACCTGATGGATTTCGCCGGAGTCAGCTTCGTCGTCGGTCGCGAGGGGAATGCGATGTACAACGAGACGAAGAACGGCATCCGCACCGATACGAAGCATGGGCAGATGGACCGGCGCATCGATCCGTACAAGACGCCGGGTGACTCAAAGAGTGGTGTACTTTTCGGCGTGCAGGATGAACCTCTCGGTGAGCAAGGAGCCCCGGATGATGCCATCCAGGGCTACGCTTTCCGCCTGTGTCTGACAAAGGATCCCGCGAACCGCATCTCCATCACGAAGCCGAACAACTACGATCCGGCGCACTATGAATTGCAGCGTCGCTACCTCGCTGCAGGTGGTGGCATTCCGGGACCAAGCCCCTCAGTGCCCAATGGCAAGACCGACCCGGGTTCGTGGCACTCGCTCGCCGGCAACTTCACGGGATGGAATCATCACTACCCCACCGCCAGCTATGCGGAGCGCGAGAAGATGGTCAAGAACAGCCGCGACTACATCCAGGGTGTGTACTGGTTCATGGTGAATGACCCTGCGGTGCCAGAGCGCATCCGGAAGTTGTGGGAAGGCTGGGGCCTGTGCCGTGATGAATTTGCCGACAACGGTGGCTGGCCTCGCATCTTCTACGTGCGCAATGGGCGCCGCATGGTGAGCGACTTTGTGCTCACCGCGGCGCATGTGCGCAAAGAGAATCCCGCACCAGTGGAAGACTCCGTGGGCCTCATCTGGTGGCCACCGGATCTGCACCACGCGCGTCGCCTTGTGAAGGATGGAGCCGTGTGGAATGAAGGCGCGGTGTTTGATGCCTCGAAGACTGCGGACTGGATTCCCTGCGGAATCCCCTATCGCTCACTCGTTCCCAAGCTTGCCGAGTGCACTAACCTGCTCACGCCCACCTGCCCTTCTTCCAGCTATGTGTCGTATGGTGCGTACCGCATTGAGTTCACCTTCATGGTTGCCGGGCAATCCGCCGCCACGGCTGCTGTCTTAGCCATAGAAGATGGTGTGCCCGTGCAGAAGGTGGAGTACACGAAACTGCGCGATCGCCTGCTGAAGGATGGACAGGTCCTCGCCACTCCCGAGAAATAG
- a CDS encoding NADPH-dependent assimilatory sulfite reductase hemoprotein subunit, with translation MSEKKLSANEGIKTRSNYLRGTIAEGLADLSTGSLSEDDQQLLKFHGSYQQDDRDLRPDRRKHRLEKAFSFMLRIRLPGGVATPHQWLETDRMAMQYANETIKLTTRQAFQLHGVIKSNLKRTIKEINDCAMDTIAACGDVNRNVMCNPNPFLSSVHAEVIQAARDISAHLTPQTRAYHEIWLDGEKVKTTEEEQEPIYGKTYLPRKFKITIAVPPSNDVDIFANDLSFIAIVENGKVVGYNVAIGGGMGMTHGNEATYPRIADVIGYCPAEKVVDVAEKVLLVQRDYGDRTDRKHSRLKYTVQDYGVDWFLKQVNTYLGYDLEPTRPYHFEDNGDRYGWVEDEAGNFHFTLFVSGGRVLDTPTYPMLTGLREIAKIHDGDFRLTANQNLMIANVSAKKRAEVEALLEKYGMHRAHEQSAMRLATIACVALPTCGLALAEAERYLPEVITNLEEKLEEYGLRHDAITVRMTGCPNGCGRPFISEIGFVGRGPDRYNVYLGGGHAGQRLSKLYRQDVAAGEIIDLLSPILKRYAKEADEGEHFGDFVIRTGYVNATVQGDDFHKNIKPEAIPAS, from the coding sequence ATGTCAGAAAAGAAACTCTCCGCCAACGAAGGCATCAAGACCCGCTCCAACTACCTGCGTGGTACCATCGCAGAAGGTCTGGCGGATCTCTCCACGGGTTCGCTTTCGGAGGATGACCAGCAGTTGCTGAAGTTCCACGGCAGCTACCAGCAGGATGACCGTGACCTGCGTCCGGACCGCCGCAAGCACCGCCTGGAGAAGGCATTCTCCTTCATGCTGCGCATCCGCCTGCCCGGGGGTGTGGCCACGCCGCACCAGTGGCTGGAGACGGACCGCATGGCCATGCAGTATGCGAATGAGACCATCAAGCTGACCACGCGCCAGGCCTTCCAGCTTCACGGGGTGATCAAGTCGAACTTGAAGCGCACCATCAAGGAAATCAATGACTGCGCCATGGATACCATCGCGGCGTGCGGCGACGTGAACCGCAACGTGATGTGCAATCCGAACCCCTTCCTCTCCTCCGTGCATGCGGAGGTGATCCAGGCGGCTCGCGATATCTCCGCGCACCTCACTCCCCAGACTCGTGCCTACCATGAAATCTGGCTCGATGGCGAGAAGGTGAAGACGACTGAGGAGGAGCAGGAGCCCATCTACGGCAAGACCTATCTCCCGCGTAAGTTCAAGATCACCATCGCCGTGCCTCCGAGCAACGACGTGGACATCTTCGCCAACGACCTGTCCTTCATCGCCATCGTCGAGAACGGCAAGGTCGTCGGTTACAATGTCGCCATCGGTGGCGGCATGGGCATGACTCATGGCAATGAAGCCACCTATCCGCGCATTGCCGACGTCATCGGCTACTGCCCGGCGGAGAAGGTCGTGGATGTCGCCGAGAAGGTGCTCCTGGTGCAGCGCGACTACGGTGACCGCACCGATCGCAAGCACTCCCGCCTGAAGTACACGGTGCAGGACTACGGCGTGGATTGGTTCCTCAAGCAGGTGAACACCTACCTCGGCTATGATCTGGAGCCGACGCGTCCTTATCACTTCGAGGACAATGGCGACCGCTACGGCTGGGTGGAGGATGAAGCGGGCAATTTCCACTTCACGCTCTTCGTCTCCGGCGGTCGCGTGCTGGATACACCGACCTATCCCATGCTCACGGGCCTGCGTGAGATCGCCAAGATTCATGACGGCGACTTCCGCCTGACTGCGAACCAGAATCTCATGATTGCCAATGTCTCCGCGAAGAAGCGCGCGGAGGTGGAGGCGCTCCTTGAGAAGTACGGCATGCACCGCGCCCATGAGCAGAGTGCCATGCGTCTGGCTACCATCGCTTGCGTGGCCCTGCCCACTTGCGGTCTGGCCCTCGCGGAAGCGGAACGTTATCTGCCGGAAGTCATCACCAACCTCGAAGAGAAGCTCGAGGAGTATGGCCTGCGTCATGACGCCATCACCGTCCGTATGACGGGCTGCCCGAACGGTTGCGGCCGCCCCTTCATCTCGGAGATCGGCTTCGTGGGTCGTGGTCCGGACCGGTACAACGTTTACCTTGGTGGTGGCCATGCCGGCCAGCGCCTGAGCAAACTCTACCGTCAGGACGTGGCAGCGGGCGAGATCATCGATCTGCTGTCCCCCATCCTGAAGCGCTATGCGAAGGAGGCCGATGAAGGTGAACACTTCGGTGACTTCGTCATCCGCACCGGGTATGTAAATGCCACCGTGCAGGGCGACGATTTCCACAAGAACATCAAGCCCGAAGCCATCCCGGCGAGCTAG
- a CDS encoding flavodoxin domain-containing protein — MLPEHSPFSPDQRRILQDLLAGFSPAQRFWLGGYLSAGDPAGSAPAAPAAGPKLTVLYGTESGNSEKLADLTVKEAKKRGFSATAKNMSDLAVADLGKVENLLVIVSTWGDGDPPETAVAFHKDLMSTSLTFPKLRFSVCALGDTSYERFCQTGKDVDARLESLGATRLSPRQDCDVDYEDSHRSWLTAALEAFGPVAGATGGAAAAPAFGGFSFAPAATVYDRKNPFAAELSERVLLNGRGTAKETWHYEISLEGSGISYEPGDSLAIIPQNAPDVVEGILKAAKLTGTEAVELNGSGSKSLAEALRDDLDITALSKQVLTKLQAFTKSKNLTKLLAEGSKDQLKDYLWGRWIADAIADFLPKGLSAADLVSALRKLPSRLYSIASSPLAHPGEVHLTVSSVRYNAHGQPRKGVASTYLADLVGAGDRVGVYANENKNFRLPASGDTPVIMIGPGTGVAPFRAFVEHRAALGHAGKSWLFFGDQRYMYDFLYQVEWQEHLKNGALSKLDVAFSRDQPEKVYVQHRMHDRAAELYAWLQEGAHLYVCGDASRMAHDVNEALLDIVAKQGGKSKEAAEAYVEDLKKAKRYQRDVY, encoded by the coding sequence ATGCTTCCTGAGCACTCACCGTTCTCTCCCGACCAGCGCCGCATCCTGCAGGATCTCCTGGCCGGTTTCTCCCCTGCGCAACGCTTCTGGCTGGGTGGTTACCTCTCCGCCGGCGATCCCGCTGGCTCGGCTCCCGCAGCCCCTGCGGCGGGTCCGAAGCTGACGGTGCTGTACGGCACGGAATCCGGAAACTCAGAGAAACTCGCGGATCTCACGGTCAAGGAAGCGAAGAAGCGTGGCTTCTCCGCGACGGCCAAGAACATGTCCGACCTCGCGGTGGCAGACCTCGGCAAGGTGGAGAACCTGCTCGTGATTGTCAGCACCTGGGGCGATGGCGACCCACCCGAGACGGCCGTGGCTTTCCACAAGGACCTGATGAGCACCTCGCTCACATTCCCGAAGCTGCGCTTCTCCGTGTGCGCCTTGGGAGACACCTCCTACGAACGCTTCTGCCAGACGGGCAAGGACGTGGATGCACGCCTGGAATCCCTCGGCGCGACCCGCCTCTCCCCGCGTCAGGATTGCGACGTGGATTATGAAGACTCACATCGTAGCTGGCTCACGGCTGCGCTGGAGGCCTTTGGCCCAGTGGCTGGTGCGACGGGTGGTGCTGCCGCAGCGCCTGCGTTTGGTGGGTTCTCCTTTGCTCCCGCAGCAACGGTCTACGACCGCAAGAATCCTTTCGCAGCTGAGCTCTCCGAGCGCGTGCTGCTGAATGGCAGGGGCACGGCCAAGGAAACGTGGCACTATGAAATCTCGCTGGAAGGCTCCGGCATTTCGTATGAGCCGGGTGATTCGCTGGCCATCATTCCGCAGAATGCCCCGGATGTCGTGGAGGGCATCCTGAAGGCCGCCAAGCTGACCGGTACGGAAGCCGTGGAGCTCAATGGCAGCGGCAGCAAGTCGCTGGCGGAAGCGCTGCGCGATGATCTGGACATCACGGCCCTTTCCAAGCAGGTGCTGACGAAGCTGCAGGCCTTCACCAAGTCCAAGAACCTCACCAAGCTGCTCGCGGAAGGTTCCAAGGACCAGCTCAAGGATTACCTCTGGGGCCGCTGGATCGCCGATGCGATTGCGGACTTCCTGCCGAAGGGCCTCTCGGCGGCGGACCTCGTCTCCGCGCTGCGCAAGCTTCCCTCCCGTTTGTATTCCATCGCCTCCAGCCCGCTGGCGCATCCCGGCGAGGTGCACCTCACGGTGTCCTCCGTGCGCTACAACGCCCATGGCCAACCGCGCAAGGGTGTGGCTTCCACCTACCTCGCGGATCTCGTGGGCGCCGGTGACCGCGTGGGTGTGTATGCGAATGAGAACAAGAACTTCCGCCTGCCTGCCTCCGGAGATACGCCGGTGATCATGATTGGACCCGGTACGGGCGTGGCACCTTTCCGCGCCTTTGTGGAGCATCGTGCGGCCCTCGGTCACGCGGGCAAATCCTGGCTCTTCTTTGGCGACCAGCGCTACATGTACGACTTCCTCTACCAGGTCGAGTGGCAGGAGCATCTGAAGAACGGTGCCCTCTCGAAGCTGGATGTCGCCTTCTCCCGTGACCAGCCGGAGAAAGTGTATGTGCAGCACCGCATGCATGACCGCGCCGCAGAATTGTATGCCTGGCTGCAGGAGGGCGCGCACCTCTATGTGTGCGGTGACGCCTCCCGCATGGCCCATGACGTGAACGAAGCACTTCTGGACATCGTCGCCAAGCAGGGCGGCAAGTCCAAGGAGGCTGCGGAAGCCTACGTCGAGGATCTCAAGAAGGCCAAACGCTACCAGCGCGACGTGTACTAA